In Planococcus shixiaomingii, the DNA window TTCCTTTTTCGGCGCTGGAATTTAATCGCATAAGGGGATGAGCGTATGATAAAAAGTCCTTGAGCAGTTGATAATACCAGAGTCGTGTACGACTCTACGCATGAAAATGTTGTAACCAAGATCCAAAGTCCCGATGAAAAAGCCGTCGTCTTGACGTTTGACGATGGCCCGAGCCGGCTATTGCCGCGTTTTCTGGATGTCTTGAAGCAGGAAAATGTACCTGCCGTCTTTTTCTGGCAAACTCGCCTGCTGCATCCACAACGGCCGTGGCAGCGTGTGCTGGATGAGGGGCATATAATCGGCAGCCATACCGTCAAACACCGGAATTTGGTCGAGCTGCCCAAAGAAGAGCAATACAAAGACATCAAAAACAGCATCACCGCCATTGAGCAAATCACCGGAAGCCCTGTCCGATTTTTCCGGCCGCCGTATGGCCGGTTCAACGCCGAGACACTCCAAGTGACAGAGCAGTTGAGCTTGACTCCTGTCATGTGGAAAATCGCCTCAATGGACTGGGAGCTGAAAAACGATCCGCAGCGATTGATTGCCAACGTCACCGAAAACCTGGAAAACGGCGCAGTGATTTTGCTGCACGAACTTCCGCAAACGCTGGAAGCTCTTCCTGGACTGATTGCGGCAATCAAAGAACGTGGCTATGGATTTAAATTGTTGTAACACTATATAAGTTGATTTAAAAAAATTAACTTCTGCCCACCGCTTCGGACGCTTTGGGAAAGGCAAAGACGATTGCTCCTGCGCAAGCCGAGAAGAGCACTCGTCTTATCGCTTCGCTTAGCCCCTTACGCGCCGAAGCTAAGTAATTTCTTAAGATTCTAAGTGACCTTCTCTATATTTGTTGGTTTACTACTAGAGGACTGGAAGAAATGAAGCAAACAGTGGAGAAATTGTGAGTTCCTTCAAAACTGTTCAGCTATTTTGCTGAATATCAACATTTATAGATATTAAGAATTCAATATATACGAAAAAGGTGCCTTGAAGCGGGTTTCACAAAAATTGTGAGCCGCTTTCAAGGCACCTTTTTTACTTATGACTGTGCAAATTCCTTCACTGGTTCTTCCGGAATAAAACCAACAGAGCGTTTTACTTCTTGCCCGTCCTTGATTAAAATCAAGGTTGGAATGCTTTGCACACCAAATTTTTGAGCCAGATCAGGAGCTTCGTCCACATCCACTTTGTAAAAATCAACTGAATCAAGTTGTTCAGCTACGCTTGAGACCACCGGTCCCAAATGACGGCAGCTTGGTCACCAATCCGCTGTAAAATCGAGGACAAACGGTTTTTCCTGGTTTTCTGTCAGCGCATAAAAATCTTCAGACTTTATTGCCTTTACCATGTTCATACCTCCCTATAATCCATTATTGTCGTACTCTTTGAGTATAGCCTTTTTCGGGTCGATCCTTAAATTTTCTGCCTGTCTGCCGGAAGCAAGCCGATTACTTTTCACTGAACATCATTTCGATAATCTTTTTTACGTGGATTTCGGTTGTGTTCAGTTGGGGGATAGCCAAATCTTCCGGTTTAAAAATCAGCGGAAGCTCCGTGCAGCCTAAAATAAGCCCTTCAATCTCATCCCGCTCAATCATTTTTTCAACCAGATCCAAAAAGCCCTGCTTTGTTTCATCCTCGACTATGCCCTTCTCCAATTCATCGACAATCTTTTTATGCAAATATTGCTGTTCAGAGGGATTGGGAACGACAACGGTTTTTTCGCCAGCCAGAAACGGCTTTTGGAAAAAATCGTTTTCCATCGTGAACTTTGTTCCAAGCAGCCCGATTTTCCCCAGCCCCATCTCTTTTGTATGATTGTATGTTTCTTCAACCATGCTGATCATCGGCACATTGACCCGCTGCTGCACTTGATCAAATACTATATGGGCCGTATTGGCCGTTAAAACGACAAAATCGGCCCCTGCTTTTTCAAGCGTCTGGACCGCCTCGGTCAAATAATCAGCCAGTTCTTCTGTTTTTCCATCCTCCAGTAATGCGAAAATTTTATACATATTGATGCTATTGATCAAAAGCTCAGGCAACTCTTCATTGTTGCCGGTCTTCTCTTGATATTTCGAAATAATTAATTGGTAATAATCCATCGTCGATTCCGGACCAGTGCCGCCGACAAATCCAAGCTTTCGCATAGTGTTCTCCTCCAGTAACTGCCAAGCAAAATGAAGCTTGCCTTTATTCTCTATTTACCACTGGACCAGTTTTCTAATCTTGGTCTCAGCGTTTTTTCATTCCTCTTCTTCATCGGGCACATTCAAAAACTTTATTGTTTTGAATCCGGGAATCACTTTGTAGTTTACTCCCCAATTGTTATTGATGACTTCAAACTCAGATTCTTTGACGGTAAAATGCATCACTACATCGCTATCCTGATCCAGGACGACATAGCTGTTATCGTTGGAAAACAGCTTGAACGTTTTATGTGCAATTAAAGTCCAACCGCATTTTAAACCATGGCTTTTATTTCCCATTTTTGCACCCCCTTCTCGGATTATAGCCGATTTTCCAAGTGTGTAGTTATTGTTTTCCGAATATTTTTATTTATTCATTTTCAGTAAAGCGCTATTATGAAAGAAGTGGTAAAAATGAAGAGGTGGACAACAAATGGATAAAATAATCTTCGGAGAAAAAAGAGAAA includes these proteins:
- a CDS encoding polysaccharide deacetylase family protein is translated as MYDSTHENVVTKIQSPDEKAVVLTFDDGPSRLLPRFLDVLKQENVPAVFFWQTRLLHPQRPWQRVLDEGHIIGSHTVKHRNLVELPKEEQYKDIKNSITAIEQITGSPVRFFRPPYGRFNAETLQVTEQLSLTPVMWKIASMDWELKNDPQRLIANVTENLENGAVILLHELPQTLEALPGLIAAIKERGYGFKLL
- a CDS encoding thioredoxin family protein; its protein translation is MGPVVSSVAEQLDSVDFYKVDVDEAPDLAQKFGVQSIPTLILIKDGQEVKRSVGFIPEEPVKEFAQS
- a CDS encoding aspartate/glutamate racemase family protein encodes the protein MRKLGFVGGTGPESTMDYYQLIISKYQEKTGNNEELPELLINSINMYKIFALLEDGKTEELADYLTEAVQTLEKAGADFVVLTANTAHIVFDQVQQRVNVPMISMVEETYNHTKEMGLGKIGLLGTKFTMENDFFQKPFLAGEKTVVVPNPSEQQYLHKKIVDELEKGIVEDETKQGFLDLVEKMIERDEIEGLILGCTELPLIFKPEDLAIPQLNTTEIHVKKIIEMMFSEK